In Mycobacteriales bacterium, one genomic interval encodes:
- a CDS encoding Cof-type HAD-IIB family hydrolase, whose protein sequence is MTYRMAATDLDGTLIRTDGTVSQRTCDAMHAAEAAGIVLALVTGRPPRWMAPVAEATGHAGVAVCANGALLYDLHTETVLDSSLLDVESQHRVVAALRSVAPGLSFAAEYAPGFGHEAGYRHGWDLGLTDVRVGPAEEILDRPVAKLLARHRTMSADELLALAVEVLGGSVAVTSSSREALLEISAAGVTKASALAALAGRQGISPAEVVAFGDMPNDLPMLAWAGRAVAVANAHPEVLALADEITASNDEDGVALVLERLAGSS, encoded by the coding sequence GTGACGTACCGGATGGCCGCGACCGACCTCGACGGCACGCTGATCCGGACCGACGGCACGGTCTCCCAGCGGACCTGCGACGCGATGCACGCGGCCGAGGCCGCCGGCATCGTGCTGGCGCTGGTCACCGGCCGGCCGCCGCGCTGGATGGCGCCGGTGGCGGAGGCGACCGGGCACGCCGGCGTCGCCGTCTGCGCCAACGGCGCCCTGCTCTACGACCTGCACACGGAGACCGTGCTGGACTCCTCGCTGCTCGACGTCGAGTCCCAGCACCGCGTCGTGGCAGCCCTGCGGTCGGTCGCCCCCGGCCTCAGCTTCGCCGCCGAGTACGCGCCGGGCTTCGGGCACGAGGCCGGCTACCGGCACGGCTGGGACCTCGGGCTGACCGACGTCCGGGTCGGGCCGGCCGAGGAGATCCTGGACCGGCCGGTGGCCAAGCTGCTGGCCCGGCACCGCACGATGTCCGCCGACGAGCTGCTCGCGCTGGCGGTCGAGGTGCTCGGCGGCTCGGTCGCGGTCACCTCGTCCTCGCGTGAGGCGCTGCTGGAGATCTCGGCCGCCGGGGTGACCAAGGCGTCCGCGCTGGCCGCGCTGGCCGGGCGGCAGGGGATCAGCCCGGCCGAGGTGGTCGCGTTCGGCGACATGCCCAACGACCTGCCGATGCTGGCCTGGGCCGGGCGGGCGGTCGCGGTCGCCAACGCCCACCCCGAGGTGCTGGCGCTGGCCGACGAGATCACCGCGAGCAACGACGAGGACGGGGTCGCGCTGGTGCTGGAGCGGCTGGCCGGGAGCAGCTGA
- a CDS encoding co-chaperone GroES translates to MAQSLPGSGRLPIRMLHDRVLVKVPGDEGDRRSSGGILIPPTAQVAATRLVWGEVLATGNHVRVIEVGDQVLFSPEDPNEVEVQAQLYLILRERDVHAVAAARIEESTGLYL, encoded by the coding sequence GTGGCCCAATCCCTGCCCGGCTCGGGCCGGTTGCCGATCCGGATGCTGCACGACCGGGTCCTGGTCAAGGTGCCCGGCGACGAGGGCGACCGGCGCTCCTCCGGTGGCATCCTCATCCCGCCGACCGCGCAGGTCGCGGCGACCCGGCTGGTCTGGGGCGAGGTGCTGGCCACCGGCAACCACGTGCGGGTCATCGAGGTCGGCGACCAGGTCCTGTTCAGCCCGGAGGACCCGAACGAGGTCGAGGTGCAGGCCCAGCTCTACCTGATCCTGCGGGAGCGGGACGTGCACGCGGTCGCCGCGGCCCGGATCGAGGAGTCGACCGGGCTCTACCTCTGA
- the serS gene encoding serine--tRNA ligase, producing the protein MIDLRQLRTDPERVRASQRIRGEDPALVDDLLAADERRRSAVSAADALRAEQKTISKQVPRASGEQREELLRRAKALADDVRSAEAEQNAADEVVRLAHRAIPNVVADGVPPGGEDDSVVIERVGTVPEYPEPVRDHVEMAELHHAIDIGRGAKVSGARFYFLTGIGAQLELALVNLAMAKAAEHGLTQMIVPALVKPEAMEGTGFLGAHAAEVYKVDADDLYLVGTSEVALAAYHSEEILDLSAGPRRYAGFSPCFRREAGSYGKDTRGVFRVHWFDKVEMFSFCKPEEAEAEHQRLLGWEKEFLSSLELPFQVLDIAAGDLGSSAARKYDCEAWFPSQRRYRELTSTSNCGTFQARRLNIRCRDEAGKTQPAATLNGTLCAVTRTIACLLEVHQQPDGSIRVPAALQPWLGGREVLEPTR; encoded by the coding sequence GTGATCGATCTGAGGCAGCTCCGGACCGACCCGGAGCGGGTCCGCGCCTCGCAGCGCATCCGGGGCGAGGACCCCGCGCTGGTGGACGACCTGCTCGCGGCCGACGAGCGGCGGCGATCCGCGGTCTCCGCCGCCGACGCGCTGCGCGCGGAGCAGAAGACGATCTCCAAGCAGGTGCCCCGGGCCTCGGGTGAGCAGCGCGAGGAGCTGCTGCGCCGGGCCAAGGCGCTGGCCGACGACGTGCGCTCGGCCGAGGCCGAGCAGAATGCGGCCGACGAGGTCGTCCGGCTGGCCCACCGCGCGATCCCGAACGTGGTCGCCGACGGGGTGCCGCCCGGCGGCGAGGACGACTCGGTGGTGATCGAGCGGGTCGGCACCGTGCCGGAGTACCCGGAGCCGGTCCGTGACCACGTCGAGATGGCCGAGCTGCACCACGCGATCGACATCGGGCGCGGGGCGAAGGTCTCCGGCGCCCGGTTCTACTTCCTCACCGGCATCGGCGCCCAGCTGGAGCTGGCCCTGGTCAACCTGGCCATGGCCAAGGCCGCCGAGCACGGGCTGACCCAGATGATCGTGCCGGCGCTGGTCAAGCCGGAGGCGATGGAGGGCACCGGCTTCCTCGGCGCGCACGCGGCCGAGGTCTACAAGGTCGACGCCGACGACCTCTACCTGGTCGGGACGTCGGAGGTGGCGCTGGCGGCGTACCACTCCGAGGAGATCCTGGACCTCTCGGCCGGCCCGCGTCGCTACGCCGGCTTCTCGCCCTGCTTCCGGCGCGAGGCCGGGTCGTACGGGAAGGACACCCGCGGCGTCTTCCGGGTGCACTGGTTCGACAAGGTCGAGATGTTCTCCTTCTGCAAGCCGGAGGAGGCCGAGGCCGAGCACCAGCGGCTGCTGGGCTGGGAGAAGGAGTTCCTGTCGTCGCTGGAGCTGCCGTTCCAGGTGCTCGACATCGCGGCCGGCGACCTCGGCTCCAGCGCCGCCCGCAAGTACGACTGCGAGGCCTGGTTCCCGTCCCAGCGGCGCTACCGGGAGCTGACCTCGACCTCGAACTGCGGGACGTTCCAGGCCCGCCGGCTCAACATCCGCTGTCGCGACGAGGCCGGCAAGACTCAGCCGGCCGCGACGCTGAACGGCACGCTCTGCGCGGTCACCCGGACCATCGCCTGTCTGCTGGAGGTGCACCAGCAGCCGGACGGGTCGATCCGGGTGCCGGCCGCGCTGCAGCCGTGGCTGGGTGGCCGGGAGGTGCTGGAGCCGACGCGGTGA
- a CDS encoding metallopeptidase family protein, producing the protein MSRRRFEELVGDALDEVPPQLTRLMDNVVVLVEEADPAEPDLLGLYEGVALTERGHDYGGMLPDRITLYRQAILSICETEADVVEEVAITVVHEIAHHFGIDDARLHELGWA; encoded by the coding sequence GTGTCCCGGCGACGGTTCGAAGAGCTGGTCGGCGACGCCCTGGACGAGGTGCCGCCGCAGCTGACCCGGCTGATGGACAACGTGGTCGTCCTGGTCGAGGAGGCCGACCCGGCCGAGCCCGACCTCCTCGGCCTGTACGAGGGGGTCGCGCTGACCGAGCGCGGCCACGACTACGGCGGCATGCTGCCGGACCGGATCACGCTCTACCGGCAGGCGATCCTGTCGATCTGCGAGACCGAGGCGGACGTGGTGGAGGAGGTCGCGATCACCGTCGTGCACGAGATCGCCCACCACTTCGGCATCGACGACGCCCGCCTGCACGAGCTGGGCTGGGCCTGA
- a CDS encoding neutral zinc metallopeptidase: protein MLLLALTGCTSAVAGRGTAAPAALCPAAGADPAAVVACIVGDLNRSWSARIGKTIGVRVTVDPAPASVNRNCRSFLAFGTAFYCPLDGRAYVTATSVSQNRAAFGDRLPYALAAVVAHEAGHQVQFAVRQPELDGDGDAASRAVEQQADCLAGSWAYGAARRGLLDPAAFAAVYAKEMQLVSALTPPPGAGLDDYDEVATHGTPAERVAAFTKGDTAADPRTACGLA, encoded by the coding sequence GTGCTGCTGCTCGCCCTCACCGGCTGCACCTCCGCGGTGGCCGGTCGCGGGACCGCCGCACCGGCCGCCCTCTGCCCGGCCGCCGGGGCGGACCCGGCCGCGGTGGTGGCCTGCATCGTCGGGGACCTCAACCGGTCCTGGTCGGCCCGCATCGGCAAGACGATCGGGGTGCGGGTCACGGTCGACCCGGCACCGGCATCAGTGAACCGGAACTGCCGGTCGTTCCTCGCGTTCGGCACGGCGTTCTACTGCCCGCTGGACGGGCGGGCGTACGTCACCGCCACCTCGGTGAGCCAGAACCGGGCGGCCTTCGGTGACCGGCTGCCGTACGCGTTGGCGGCGGTCGTGGCGCACGAGGCCGGGCATCAGGTCCAGTTCGCAGTCAGGCAGCCGGAGCTCGACGGTGACGGCGACGCGGCCAGCCGGGCGGTCGAGCAGCAGGCGGACTGCCTGGCCGGGTCCTGGGCGTACGGCGCGGCCCGGCGGGGGCTGCTCGACCCGGCCGCCTTCGCCGCCGTGTACGCCAAGGAGATGCAGCTGGTCAGCGCGCTGACGCCGCCGCCGGGGGCCGGGCTGGACGACTACGACGAGGTCGCCACCCACGGCACCCCGGCCGAGCGCGTGGCCGCCTTCACCAAGGGCGACACAGCCGCCGACCCCAGGACCGCCTGCGGACTCGCCTGA
- a CDS encoding DUF1707 domain-containing protein: MPVRASDADRERTAAILRGAAGQGLLTLDEVDERLVAVYAAVHVTDLAPVTADLPEGGRRLAPVDLRARSRARAIARAHLLGYVAVVLLMVGIWVATGADYYFWPVWPAVGMLPAVVSHLAAARWAGDPSRAWAPRIPGGCGAKALDQTRHRLAA, encoded by the coding sequence ATGCCGGTACGAGCCTCGGACGCCGATCGCGAGCGGACCGCCGCCATCCTGCGGGGGGCCGCCGGTCAGGGCCTGCTGACGCTCGACGAGGTGGACGAGCGGCTGGTCGCGGTCTACGCGGCCGTCCACGTCACCGACCTCGCCCCGGTCACCGCCGACCTGCCCGAGGGCGGGCGCCGGCTCGCCCCGGTCGACCTGCGAGCTCGCTCCCGCGCCCGCGCGATCGCCCGCGCGCACCTGCTCGGGTACGTCGCGGTGGTCCTGCTCATGGTCGGGATCTGGGTCGCGACCGGGGCCGACTACTACTTCTGGCCCGTCTGGCCGGCGGTCGGCATGCTGCCCGCGGTCGTCTCGCATCTCGCCGCGGCGCGCTGGGCCGGCGACCCGTCCCGGGCCTGGGCACCGCGCATCCCCGGCGGCTGCGGCGCCAAGGCCCTCGACCAGACCCGCCACCGCCTCGCCGCGTGA
- a CDS encoding NAD(P)H-quinone oxidoreductase encodes MDAITIPRSGGPEVLTWAEVPDPVLGPGEVLVDVAASAVNRADLMQRQGQYPPPPGAPPYPGLECAGRIAALGDGVTGWRVGDEVCALLSGGGYATKVAVPAGQLLPVPAGFAATDAAALPEVACTVWSTVGDLARLTKGDTFLVHGGSSGIGTHAIQLGVALGARVLCTAGTAEKLARCRELGADVAINYKTEDFVQRVKDETGPGADVILDMVGAPYLARNIDALAPNGRLAVIGMQGGTRTEFDLNSLMRKRASIIATTLRARPAAEKAAIVARVLEVVWPMVEAGAIRPVVDRVVPMRDAAEAHRVVESGHHIGKVVLAV; translated from the coding sequence GTGGACGCGATCACGATCCCGCGCAGCGGTGGCCCCGAGGTGCTGACCTGGGCGGAGGTCCCGGACCCGGTCCTGGGCCCGGGTGAGGTGCTGGTGGACGTCGCCGCGAGCGCGGTGAACCGGGCCGACCTCATGCAGCGGCAGGGGCAGTACCCGCCACCGCCGGGCGCCCCGCCGTACCCGGGGCTGGAGTGCGCCGGGCGGATCGCCGCGCTCGGCGACGGCGTGACCGGCTGGCGGGTCGGCGACGAGGTCTGCGCGCTGCTCTCCGGCGGTGGGTACGCGACCAAGGTCGCCGTTCCGGCCGGCCAGCTGCTGCCGGTCCCGGCCGGGTTCGCCGCCACCGACGCCGCCGCGCTGCCCGAGGTGGCCTGCACGGTCTGGTCCACGGTCGGCGACCTCGCCCGGCTGACCAAGGGCGACACGTTCCTCGTGCACGGCGGCTCCTCCGGCATCGGTACGCACGCGATTCAGCTCGGAGTCGCCCTCGGCGCGCGGGTGCTCTGCACCGCCGGGACGGCCGAGAAGCTGGCCCGCTGCCGGGAGCTCGGCGCGGACGTCGCGATCAACTACAAGACCGAGGACTTCGTCCAGCGGGTCAAGGACGAGACCGGCCCCGGCGCGGACGTCATCCTCGACATGGTCGGCGCGCCGTACCTGGCCCGGAACATCGACGCGCTCGCGCCCAACGGGCGGCTCGCGGTGATCGGCATGCAGGGCGGCACCAGGACCGAGTTCGACCTCAACTCGCTCATGCGCAAGCGCGCGTCGATCATCGCCACCACGCTGCGGGCCCGGCCGGCGGCGGAGAAGGCCGCGATCGTCGCCCGGGTCCTGGAGGTCGTCTGGCCGATGGTCGAGGCCGGCGCGATCCGGCCGGTCGTCGACCGGGTCGTCCCGATGCGGGACGCGGCCGAGGCGCACCGGGTGGTCGAGTCCGGCCACCACATCGGCAAGGTCGTGCTGGCGGTCTAG
- a CDS encoding DUF1800 family protein, which translates to MGRHSGDAYDAAPDEWRPVAGGDGGHSPLTRRHVLGILGVAGAAAACTAGVSVVANKPDSGNGSATDGALPKGAPAKPVGLAAGVAGITAPTSTQETAKAYDKTGYRSSVPPQVTPKALLQRPTILSLDPDLHWARRLTYGVSAPALQELRSMGRAAYLEKQLTVQPDPLIKQVGARYSLLQRTPTQLKQMYDAEQDKPDDQKHDYMATEDQLVEMKIIKSVWSTNQLFEKVHDVWSAYVHVPIGEKTRLLTADYDRTVVRRYAFGKFSDMLKAMIFHPAMLVYLDQPQSNGNAKREDGLPAINENLGRELLELFSVGALDPITRRPNYDGRLDVVQSAYALTGLTVDNDTLTMKFDPDMRFRGPLRVMTWKHPNTDPDQGVKVVESLISFLANHPATARSIATAFARHFVSDTPRPELIAKLAAEFTRARTDIKPMLRMLFASEDFRKSVGQKYRTGWEYIPASLRAVQAELNSGLQDAIAEKQGTFQGVRDLRYQVEQSGGGPHGRATPDGQPDFQAAWLSGKGMLDRWNQAGITAGGFWKGIKVPSATALASRPSTQAQMVANLQVRLVGQQLQPGFTAALHQSIGSAPTTPASQVQDPVTLVRSVLSVPHLNYT; encoded by the coding sequence ATGGGAAGGCACTCTGGGGACGCGTACGACGCTGCCCCCGACGAGTGGAGACCCGTTGCCGGGGGCGACGGCGGGCACAGCCCGCTCACCCGCCGGCACGTCCTCGGGATTCTCGGGGTCGCCGGCGCCGCTGCGGCGTGTACGGCGGGCGTCTCGGTCGTCGCCAACAAGCCGGACTCCGGCAACGGCTCCGCTACTGACGGTGCGCTGCCCAAGGGCGCCCCGGCCAAGCCGGTCGGACTGGCCGCCGGCGTCGCCGGCATCACGGCGCCGACGTCCACGCAGGAGACCGCGAAGGCGTACGACAAGACCGGCTACCGGTCCTCGGTGCCGCCGCAGGTCACGCCGAAGGCGCTGCTGCAGCGGCCGACCATCCTCTCGCTGGACCCGGACCTGCACTGGGCCCGCCGGTTGACGTACGGCGTCAGCGCGCCGGCCCTGCAGGAGCTGCGCTCCATGGGCCGCGCGGCGTACCTGGAGAAGCAGCTGACCGTCCAGCCCGACCCGCTGATCAAGCAGGTCGGCGCGCGGTACTCGCTGCTGCAGCGGACGCCCACCCAGCTCAAGCAGATGTACGACGCCGAGCAGGACAAGCCGGACGACCAGAAGCACGACTACATGGCGACCGAAGACCAGCTCGTCGAGATGAAGATCATCAAGTCGGTCTGGAGCACCAACCAGCTCTTCGAGAAAGTGCACGACGTCTGGTCGGCGTACGTGCACGTGCCGATCGGGGAGAAGACCCGGCTGCTGACCGCCGACTACGACCGCACGGTCGTCCGCCGGTACGCCTTCGGCAAGTTCAGCGACATGCTCAAGGCGATGATCTTCCACCCGGCGATGCTGGTGTACCTCGACCAGCCCCAGTCCAACGGCAACGCCAAGCGCGAGGACGGCCTGCCGGCGATCAACGAGAACCTCGGCCGCGAGCTGCTGGAGCTGTTCAGCGTCGGCGCGCTCGACCCGATCACCCGCCGGCCGAACTACGACGGCCGCCTGGACGTCGTGCAGTCGGCGTACGCGCTCACCGGGCTGACCGTCGACAACGACACGCTGACGATGAAGTTCGACCCGGACATGCGCTTCCGCGGGCCGCTGAGGGTGATGACCTGGAAGCACCCGAACACCGACCCCGACCAGGGCGTCAAGGTCGTCGAGAGCCTGATCAGCTTCCTGGCCAACCACCCGGCGACCGCGCGCTCGATCGCGACCGCGTTCGCCCGGCACTTCGTGTCCGACACCCCGCGGCCCGAGCTGATCGCCAAACTGGCGGCCGAGTTCACCCGGGCCCGGACCGACATCAAGCCGATGCTGCGGATGCTGTTCGCCTCCGAGGACTTCCGGAAGTCGGTCGGGCAGAAGTACCGCACCGGCTGGGAATACATCCCGGCGTCGCTGCGGGCGGTCCAGGCCGAGCTGAACTCGGGCCTGCAGGACGCGATCGCGGAGAAGCAGGGCACCTTCCAGGGCGTCCGGGACCTGCGCTACCAGGTCGAGCAGTCCGGCGGCGGCCCGCACGGCCGGGCCACCCCGGACGGGCAGCCCGACTTCCAGGCCGCGTGGCTGTCCGGCAAGGGCATGCTCGACCGCTGGAACCAGGCCGGCATCACCGCCGGCGGGTTCTGGAAGGGCATCAAGGTCCCGAGCGCGACGGCGCTGGCCAGCCGGCCGAGCACGCAGGCGCAGATGGTGGCCAACCTGCAGGTGCGGCTCGTCGGGCAGCAGCTGCAGCCCGGGTTCACCGCGGCCCTGCACCAGTCCATCGGCAGCGCGCCGACGACGCCGGCGAGCCAGGTCCAGGACCCGGTCACGCTCGTGCGCTCGGTGTTGTCCGTGCCGCACCTGAACTACACCTGA
- a CDS encoding cysteine desulfurase-like protein produces the protein MPFDVARVRGLFPTLGDGYIHLDGPAGTLIPESVARAVSAALRVPLSNRHGPFPSSARADALVDAARRAFADLVGGEPDGVVLGPNMTTITYGMARALAKTWKVGDEIVVSRLDHDANVRPWIAAAKSAGAIVRWAEVDIETCELPEWQYDELITRRTRLVAVTAASNAVGTRPDVKKIAERAHRVGALVYVDGVHATAHGPVDMAGVGADFWATSAYKWGGPHMSAVIGTPAVLETLAPDKLVPSPDSVPDRFETGTPAFELMAGAVAAVDHLAGLDDTATGGRRDRVLASLAAVQRYEATVFSRLENGLRSLLHVYVLGSAGSRAPTVSFSVEGWKPRAVTEELARRGICAWDGDYYAYELMESLGVGELGGAVRVGLVHYNTAHEVDRLLDALAELR, from the coding sequence ATGCCCTTCGACGTGGCCCGCGTCCGCGGCCTCTTCCCGACGCTGGGCGACGGGTACATCCACCTCGACGGGCCGGCCGGGACGCTCATCCCGGAGAGCGTGGCCCGGGCGGTCTCGGCGGCCCTGCGGGTTCCGCTGTCCAACCGGCACGGTCCGTTCCCGTCCTCGGCCCGGGCCGACGCGCTCGTCGACGCGGCCCGGCGGGCCTTCGCCGACCTGGTCGGCGGCGAGCCCGACGGGGTCGTGCTCGGCCCCAACATGACCACGATCACGTACGGGATGGCTCGCGCGCTGGCCAAGACCTGGAAGGTCGGCGACGAGATCGTGGTCAGCCGGCTCGACCACGACGCCAACGTCAGGCCCTGGATCGCGGCGGCCAAGTCGGCCGGCGCGATCGTGCGCTGGGCCGAGGTCGACATCGAGACCTGTGAGCTGCCCGAGTGGCAGTACGACGAGCTGATCACCCGGCGGACCCGGCTGGTCGCGGTGACCGCGGCCAGCAACGCGGTCGGCACCCGGCCGGACGTGAAGAAGATCGCCGAGCGGGCGCACCGGGTCGGCGCGCTGGTCTACGTCGACGGCGTGCACGCGACCGCGCACGGGCCGGTCGACATGGCCGGCGTCGGGGCCGACTTCTGGGCCACCAGCGCGTACAAGTGGGGCGGCCCGCACATGTCCGCGGTGATCGGGACGCCGGCCGTGCTGGAGACGCTGGCCCCGGACAAGCTGGTGCCGTCGCCGGACTCCGTGCCGGACCGGTTCGAGACCGGGACGCCGGCGTTCGAGCTGATGGCCGGGGCGGTCGCGGCCGTCGACCACCTGGCCGGGCTGGACGACACCGCCACCGGCGGCCGCCGGGACCGGGTGCTGGCCTCGCTGGCCGCGGTCCAGCGCTACGAGGCCACGGTCTTCTCCCGGCTCGAGAACGGGCTGCGCAGCCTCCTGCACGTGTACGTGCTGGGCTCGGCCGGCAGCCGGGCCCCGACCGTCTCGTTCTCGGTCGAGGGCTGGAAGCCGCGGGCGGTGACCGAAGAGCTGGCCCGGCGCGGGATCTGCGCCTGGGACGGCGACTACTACGCGTACGAGCTGATGGAGAGCCTGGGCGTCGGCGAGCTCGGCGGGGCGGTCCGCGTCGGCCTCGTGCACTACAACACCGCCCACGAGGTCGACCGCCTGCTGGACGCGCTCGCCGAGCTGCGCTAG
- a CDS encoding DUF1501 domain-containing protein → MTKKKALGEGPIPHEDRPEGLHHQCECGETVEFAEPFKKGFTRRRVLQGSTAFAAALSVQPLTARYSFAAPVQPIERVLINLCWRGGLDQHTWFPLLGNPTYAKARPNIAETAQTAFAMSRGVGALNEFRPLYNALGPNGFGYVPAADSQDPTHSHFQATDLLEGGLATPSSDGWAARALKLLPNPAVLSAVMVGGTLPKSLDGSGALTLDRIESFGLNGGDEVKAKSAAVLQRFYAQYKDPVAQTALETLSAIKTVSGLTKTEYKPAVEYPQTGLAQAFKTAAQLVKARVGLRFVNIDMGGFDTHTNSKGQLHDHATEANGALTAFFQDIGTDLRPYVSLLTTTEFGRTVNQNGGVGTDHGHAMGMMVLGGGSTGGVRGGDPIIGTSGPDNETRGTTDMRDVLTEGLSWLGAKGAASVFSDHRFKAAGTFRK, encoded by the coding sequence ATGACGAAGAAGAAGGCCCTCGGAGAGGGCCCCATCCCGCACGAGGACAGACCGGAGGGTCTGCACCACCAGTGCGAGTGCGGCGAGACGGTCGAGTTCGCCGAGCCGTTCAAGAAGGGCTTCACCCGGCGCCGGGTGCTGCAGGGCTCGACCGCGTTCGCGGCGGCGCTGTCCGTGCAGCCGCTGACCGCTCGGTACTCCTTCGCCGCGCCGGTGCAGCCGATCGAGCGGGTGCTGATCAACCTGTGCTGGCGGGGCGGCCTCGACCAGCACACCTGGTTCCCGCTGCTGGGCAACCCGACGTACGCGAAGGCCCGGCCGAACATCGCCGAGACCGCCCAGACCGCGTTCGCGATGAGCCGCGGAGTGGGTGCGCTCAACGAGTTCCGCCCGCTCTACAACGCCCTGGGCCCCAACGGTTTCGGCTACGTGCCGGCGGCCGACTCGCAGGACCCCACGCACAGCCACTTCCAGGCGACCGACCTGCTCGAGGGCGGCCTCGCCACGCCGTCCTCGGACGGCTGGGCCGCGCGGGCGCTGAAGCTGCTGCCGAACCCGGCCGTGCTCTCCGCGGTCATGGTCGGCGGCACGCTGCCCAAGTCGCTGGACGGGTCCGGGGCGCTGACCCTGGACCGGATCGAGTCCTTCGGCCTCAACGGCGGCGACGAGGTCAAGGCCAAGTCGGCGGCGGTGCTGCAGCGGTTCTACGCGCAGTACAAGGACCCGGTCGCGCAGACCGCGCTGGAGACGCTCAGCGCGATCAAGACGGTCAGCGGGCTGACCAAGACCGAGTACAAGCCGGCGGTCGAGTACCCGCAGACCGGCCTGGCCCAGGCGTTCAAGACCGCGGCCCAGCTCGTCAAGGCCCGGGTCGGGCTCCGCTTCGTCAACATCGACATGGGCGGGTTCGACACGCACACCAACTCCAAGGGCCAGCTGCACGACCACGCGACCGAGGCCAACGGGGCGCTCACCGCGTTCTTCCAGGACATCGGCACGGACCTGCGGCCGTACGTCTCGCTGCTCACGACGACGGAGTTCGGCCGGACCGTCAACCAGAACGGCGGCGTGGGCACCGACCACGGTCACGCGATGGGCATGATGGTCCTCGGCGGCGGCTCGACCGGCGGGGTCCGCGGCGGCGACCCGATCATCGGCACCTCCGGTCCGGACAACGAGACCCGCGGCACGACCGACATGCGGGACGTGCTCACCGAGGGCCTGAGCTGGCTCGGGGCGAAGGGCGCGGCCTCGGTCTTCTCCGACCACAGGTTCAAGGCCGCGGGCACCTTCCGCAAGTAA